The Propionispora vibrioides region GACCTATTCCCATATGGAGAAACGCGGTTCCCGTTATTTGCGGTATGCTCTTTTCAATGCCGCTAAATTTGTCTGCAACTGGGATCCCTCTTTTGCCGCCTATCTTGAAAAAAAGCGTGCTGAAGGAAAACATTACAATGTCGCTATTTCTCATGCTGCTAAGAAGCTTGTGCGGCTCATTTATGCCTTAGTCAAATCCCAATCGCCTTACAATCCTGCCGCCTGACTCTTCCTGACTCTACACTTTTTTTGAGCGCCGCAAGACGCTCTTTTTGCTATGCCCTTTTGTCTTCTTTGCCTATTCGTAACTCTTTTGGCTTTTCACCCTTGACTTTTTATAGTTAGTCTTTCTTACTCTTTATTATATCATGCTTTTCTGTTTTAAATCGGCCTGCAATTAAAGGAAACAACTGCTTCCTAGCCCCTCGCCTAACCACCGCTCTCCATTTGCATAAAAAACTCTTATTCCGTCTGGTGCAACTCCGCAATTTTTTCCTATAAATCCACGGACTCATTCCTTACACTAAAAGCAAATGATAAAAGGAGTGTTTAATATGAATTTGTTTGACAAATTTGAAACCGGCAGTCTGGTGCTGCCATCCGGTCAGGTTGATTTTGCAGCCGTGGCCTGGTCGCCGCATCCAACATTTGAAGGCGTAGCGTTAAAGCATCTGATTACCGCCGAAAATACCGGCGGAGCCTTCAGCTATCATCTGGTTCGCCTAGGACCGGGCAAAAAAATCGGTCTGCACATCCACCATCCCCAATTGGAAACCCATGAAGTCGTCGCCGGTGGCGGTGTATGCGTCAATGCAGGACAGGAACTGCCCTATGAGCCGGGAACTATTTCTATCTTTCCGGCCGGCATCAAGCATGAAGTTATGGCCGGGCCGGACGGGCTCTGCCTGTTCGCCAAGTTCATCCCCGCATTATGTTAAGTAAGTTAAGGTAACCGGCTAACCGCTTGCCTATATATGGCAGGGGTCAGGCCAATGATCTGTTTAAAACATTTAATAAAATGACTTTGATCGTA contains the following coding sequences:
- a CDS encoding cupin domain-containing protein, with the translated sequence MNLFDKFETGSLVLPSGQVDFAAVAWSPHPTFEGVALKHLITAENTGGAFSYHLVRLGPGKKIGLHIHHPQLETHEVVAGGGVCVNAGQELPYEPGTISIFPAGIKHEVMAGPDGLCLFAKFIPALC